The window CCCGCACCCAGTCTTGCCACGTTAGCACCTTCGGCATGGTGAACATGAGCCCGAGAAAGATACCCACCAGACCAAACTGCACGATGAGCGTCCAGACGGTGTGGACGAGCCAAACGCGGAAAGTGTATCGCGGCTCGATCTCGCGCGCTGCCGGGTACCCACCCAGGACCAGGCCTATCACCGGGAGGAGCAGCCACCAGCGCCCGTCATCCTCTGGAAACTTAAACGCCCAGACCGCCCCTATCGTGAACATGATCCCCAGGGTCACGCCAAACTGAGCCCGCCGTGCCTGCCAGAGCAAGCGCGCCCGCTCCGTCCAGTGCGCGCCCTGACTCTTCCGCCAACGACGCAGAGAAAGGTGCATGAACAAGGCCATCAATAATTCTGCAGACACACTGCTGAAGATCAGAAAAAGCCCTTTGGAATCCATGCGGGTGCATCCAAACCTGCCGGAGCATGGATTGTCAATCCCACCCTCGCCCCAGGGAAAAAATCTGCCAGGTCTCACAGACGGGCCGTGCACGCCAGATCCGCGTAAAATCAAGGCTGCGCGAGGAAAAGAACAGGTGGCCTCGCTCAAAAGTTGCAGTCCCGGTTTGTCCTGTCAGGGTGGGCAGCCCATGCCAGCCGACCAACTCAGCCAGCGCCTGTTTGCCAGTGTTTCAGCGGACTTCTTTCGTCCGCTGGTGCGCCCCTCGGCCCCGGTGTATGTGGACGGGGCGGATCGCCTGATTCAGGAGGCTGGTGAAGCGGGCCGCCTACCACAAACGGATGCCCTAGCCATCCTGCGTGAGGTGCTTTCCCAGAACCCACAGGTGGCCCTCCAAGAAGACGAAGGCGGGGGTCTCCAAGACATCCGCGCGCGGGCAGGCAAGCTGTACAATCAACTGCTGCAAGTGCGCTGGATCGAGGAGCAAGCCGTCAGCCTCCATGAGCGCTGGGTGGTCATCTCCCCTTCCCTACGCCCGCTGATGCGCACCCTGCGCGACCTCGCCGAAAATGAGGTGGCAGAGCTGAAGAGCTTTGCCGATACCCTGCGCGGCGTCTGCACCTCCCTAGAGCAGCGGGATGTGCTGAATCCCTACATCGTCCCCGCCATGGAAATGCGCGGCACGATCCACGATCTCCTCCAGCGCATGGAAAGCGCCATCCTCCAGCTCCACGGGGTGGAAAAGCTGGTGCACAGCTTTGAGCGGCGGCAGCGGGAAACGGAGTCTGGCGCGGAGACGCTGCGCCTGTTTTACCACGACTTTCATGAAGGCCAGCACATGGTCTGTTACGATGTCTTGCGCGGTGGTGGCCTGCTGCCACGCCTGCAACGGGCCCGCAGCCGCGTGCGTGATGCGGCGGATGATCCCCTCGTGATCCAACACCTGGCGGATGGCATCGCTGAATACCGCAATCTGGAGCCAAACGAAGCCTGGGAACTGGCCAACATCCAAATCCAGCGGCTGGAGCGCCAACTCGCCGGCCTGCGCCTGCGGGCGGAGGCGATCGATGCCCGCGTGGCCTCTTTCAATCGACTTTCCGTGCAGCGGTACCGTTACCAGTCGGAGCTTCGCGGTCGCCGCCCGGACATGATCAAACGCTACTGCGAGGCGATCAATACCGCCCATCGCGGTGCCAAGTTCAACGACCTGCGAATCGAGCCGGACTTTGCCCTGGCCACTCCCGAGGTGGATTTCTTTTACGGTATCGCTTCGCTGGCCCGTCCACGTCGGTCCCGCTCGCCCGTGGCACTGGAGCTTGGCCAGACCTTGTCCGCTGAGGATGAGGCCGCTGACCTGGAGCGCCTGCGCCAGCGGCAAAAATTTGCCCTCACCCCTCACCGCGCTGCGCGACTGGTCGCCCGCATGATCCGGCAGCACGGCCCCGGCATCGCCACGGACGGCTTTACCCTGGAGACACCGGATGAGCTGCTGGACCTCATGGCCGCTGCGGCCTACAACCACGGCATGGATGCCACCAGTGGGGAAGAGCAGCGCTGGCACATCGTCAGCAGCAGCCGCGATCACAGCCTCGAACCTGAAAACATCCCTCGTGACGCCCAGGCTGGCTGGCGCGTCGAACGTTTTGCCTTTGCCCGCCCCACATGAGTTCCCTCCCCTGGCCATCTTTCTGGGCCGACGTGCCTGAACGCGACCGCTCCCCCATCCGCGATGTCCTCGCAGACCTCCTGCGCTACGGCGTCATCCTGGGGGATGAAGGCAGCGGCCGCGATTCCTACCTTTTGGTTAGGGATCAGTATCCAGACCATATCCGTGACTACCTTTCCCCGCTGGGTCTGGAGCTGATCATTGACCATGAGCCACCGCTCATCCAGGCCCGCCCGGTGCCTGAGGAGTGCCAGCTCCTAGCCACCTTCACGAAGGATGAAACCCTCCTGGTCCTGGCCCTGTGGCGCATCTACGATGAATCCCGCAGTGAGCAGGCCAGCGAAACCGTCATCATCAGCGCGAATGACCTGTGGGTGAAATGGCGGGTGTTCTTTGAGCACATCGAGCCCCCAGGCATCACCGCGCTGGAGGAGCTGCTGTCCCGACTTCGCCGCAAAAAGCTCATCCGCTTTCAGCGGGCGGAGGATAGCACCCGGCCCGGTGAGGCCATGATCGAAGTGCTGCCCAGCCTGTCTCGCAGCATCCCCTTTGACAGCATCGAAGCCTGGCTGGAACGCGCCAAGCTATACGAGCCCGAGCAGGCCGCTGCGGCCATCGTGCTCGAAGAGTCCCCTCAGCCTTAATTTCCCCCGAATCTCTCCCTCATGGATCGCCCTCAGCGCATCACTCTCAGCCGCATCATCGCCATCAACTGGTATGGCTTTCGCCGCATCATTGATGTCAACGGCCTCGCCCTGCTCTGTGGTGAAAACGGCACGGGCAAGTCTGCTCTGCTGGACTTGGTACAATTCGTTTTGTTAGGCAGCAAAGGCACCCGATTCAACCGCGCGGCCACGGGCGATGGCAAACGCCCCACGGGACGGGATCGTGATCTGCGCGGCTACTGCCTGTGCGATACGAATACCAAGACCAAAGATGGCCAGCCGCGCTACCTGCGCCCCAGTGGGGTGACCATCGCGGCCCTGGAATTTGAGTGGCCCCTGGAAGAAGGCAGCACCGAGCCCCGCCGCGAAACCTGGGGCGTGCGGGTGGAGTATGAAGGCCCCACTTCGGATGCCCGTTACGTCTGGTTTTACACTCCAGGGCGCTTGCATTGGGCGGATGTGATTCGCGAGCCGGACATCACGAAACCTGACCGCCAGGAAATGCTGGCTGAGGATGAATTCCGCGTGCGTGTGAAGCGTGACCTTCAGGGCGAACACTTTGGCCGTCTGGATACGTATTTGGACGAGATGGGTGCCCGTGAGCACCTGTTCTTTGATCGCACCCAGATGAACAAAACCCTGCCGGGAGCCATCGCTTTCCAGCCAGTGGAAAACTTCGAAAGTTTCATCCGCGAAAACATCCTGGAACCCGGTCTGCCTGAGGTGAAGGAAGTACGCCGCAGCCTGGATGCCCTGCGTGAGGCAGAGCGCCGTGTGGACACCCTGGGGGACCAGCTCGGCTTTCTCCAGCGCATCCGCACGCACCACCTCAGCTTCAGCGAAGCCCGGCGTGAAGAAGCCCTCTTTGGCCACCTTCGTGCTGCCCTGGACCATGCCGAATCGGAAGAAAAATTCCATCGGGCCGATAGTGACCTGCGCCTGCTGCGCGAGCGCCATGCCGAGGACAAAACCAGCATGGTGGCAGCCGTCAAAGAGCGCGACGAAGCCAAGGCTCGTTATGATGAAGTGAAGCTCGTCGCCGGACGCGATGACAGCCTGCGCAAGCTCAACGACCTGCGCCGTCAACGGGCCGACCTGATGCCCCGCATCGAGCGCCTGCGCCACGCCTCACGCACTGCGCATGAGATGCTGAATGAGCGCGCGCTGCATTGGGATGAATGGCTGCGCCACGGCCTGCGTGTCGGTTTGAATGCCAAGCTGGAGCGTGCGGAGCTGCTGCCCCAGCTCCGCAATGAGGAAGCCCATGTCGGCCTGGAGGCCCTGCCAGGGCTGGCCCGTGAGTATGACCGCATCAGCCGTCTAGGTGAAGACTGGCTGCGCCCGAAACTGGAAGAAGTGGAGGAGCTGGAAAAAGCCGAGGATGAACTGCAACGCCAGCTCGTGAGCCTTAGCGAAGGTCGCACTCAGGCCACCCCACTTCTGGATGGTCTGCGTGCCCGTGGTAACAAGGCGGAACTCTTTGCCCGCGTGGTGGAGGTGAAGCCTGAGTTTGAAGCCTGGTGGCCGCTTTTAGAGTCCGTGCTGGGTGCCCACCGCCAGACCGTGCTGGTGGAAGATGACTGCTACCTCGCAGCGTGGGAACAATTCCAGAAGAACAGTGGCACCGAGCTGCTGGCCAATGCGGAAGAGCTGCGCGAGCTGAAACCGAAAGCTGAAAAGGGCTCTCTGGCCGAAATGCTGGAGACCAAGCACCCCACGGCCCGCCTCCTCATCAATCATTTGTTAGGCCAAATCATCGCCGTCAACAGCTCCACCAAGCTGAAGATGCATGAGCACGCCATCACGCAAGAAGGCTTGCTGAAACAACCCGGGGTGCGCCGCCACCTGAGTGCGGAGAAGGAGCTGACCCTGGGCGAGGAAGGCCTGCGCCGCATGCGCAAGGAGCGTGAGGAAGGTCTGGAACGCGTGCGTGGCTTCATGAACGAATTCCGCCGCGAGGTGCATGCTGTGCGTAGCTGGCTGAAGCGCGGCCAGGAATACCGCCTGGGCGAAGACTCCCCGAAAGCCTCCGCCATCGAGCTCTCTCAGCTGCCTGGCCTGGAGGCCAACGAACGCCAATTGGAAGAAACCATCCAACTCCTGGCCACACCCGAACAAGATCGCCAGCTCCAGGAAATGGATGAACTGGAAATGCGCCTGCGCGGGCTGGAGCAGCGCATCGGCAGCCTCAGCACCTCCGTCACCGCTTTCGTCGTGAATGAACGGCAGATGCTGGAGCAACTGGACCTATGCCGGGAAGAATTCCAAAGCGCCACCCTGTCTCTGCACGAGAGTCTGAACAGCCTGCCTCGCGGCCTGGCCCAAGATGAAATCGCGGCAGCGATGAAGGCGGCCCTGGAAGCCGGAGGCACCTGGCAAAAGCGCAAAGACCAGTCCGAGTATGGCCGTCAATACGCCCACGACCGTGCCGAGCGCACCCGCCGTGACCGCAATGATGAACGCCGTAAACTGGCGGAGGCGCACCCTGAATACCGGCATGACTTCGATGCCGAAGAGGAGGACAACGCCCGCTACGATGCCCGCTGCAACGATCTCGAATCGCATCAGCTCAGCCACTACCGCCAGATCGCCGAAGAGCGCCGCCGCGAGTGGGAAGAGCGCCTGCAGAGCCAGGTGCTGGATGTGCTGCGAGAGAAGATTGATGAAGCCACACGAACCATCAAGGAACTGAGCAAGATCCTCGATCAAGACATCGGCCGCTATCGTTACCGCATCTCCCAGATCCGCGACCGCGCCCAGTCCGCCATGTGGAATATCATCGAGAACGGTCTCGAAGGCTTCAACCCCTCTGACGAACTGTTTGCCTCCTCGAAGCAGGAAGAAATCACCAAGGCTAAAGAAGAGCTCATGGCCGCGATTGATAACCCTGATGATGCCAAAGCGCAGCGCCTGCTGGACTACCGCTTTTATCATCGTTACGACATGCTCATGATCCCCAGCGGTCATAGCGAAGAGGCCGCCATTTCCCTCCAGAACAACGCTCGCAAAATGAGCGGCGGGGAAAACCAGGCCCCGTTCTTTGTCTCCATGCTCGCCGCCTTCCACCGCGTCTATGACCTGGGCCGCAAGGACAGCCGACGGAACCTCGGTTTGGTGGTTATGGATGAAGCCTTCTCCAAGCTCAGCGGTGATCGTATTGATGACTGCCTGGCCCTCGCCAGCAACTTCGGCCTCCAGCTCCTCCTCGCCTTCCCCATGGACCGCCTCGGCACCATGATCGACCACGCCGACACCGTCATCGAGTGCCGCGTGGACCGCAAACGCGACGGCCAGGGCCGCGATATCCACATCGAAAACTGGGTGGTGCCGTGGAACAAAGACAAACTGCTGCAGGCGCTGGCGGGGTAATCTTTCTTTATATTACTCACCATGCCACCCGCCTGGCTCCAGACTCTTTTCGAGAAATGGCGTGCCACGCGGGGGGACAGGCTGGCTCCAGCCAAGAACCCGTTCTCCACTCCCTGGCCAGAACTTCTAGAAGATGCGGGCCTCAAGAGGGTCGAAGATCAGCGTGCGGCGGAGCGTGATTTGGAGCGACTTGACCAGCAAGATCGCCTCAAAAGCATACCTCACAAATTCCGTGAGTATTTGATCCTGAGAGTGCAAATTCCAATTGAGGCTGAACCTTGGCTTCAAGAAACTTTTGGCCACCGACCAGCCAGTGATCGCCATGCGCAATCACTCCTCGCCGTCAAAGAATTTGAGGCAAAGCTTCATCCTCGCTTCCCTGAACTCTGGCAGCAATGGTGTGGTCGAATCTATAAAACGTTCGAGCAAGGCCTCAATATTCCACCCCTCATGTGGAAAGCGCCCGAAAAAATGCGAGATCTGCTGGACCTGACTTTTCGATTCACATCGGTTGCCTGGGCAGAGAATACACCCGTTCGCACCGCGAGTATTGCGCTGGGACTTGAAGGAGGAAGCAAAGGATTAGAGCCACGGAAAGCAAACCTAGAATCTTGTCTCAACTCTTTGTTTGGCAGACTTGTCACTTTAGAATCATGCGGCATTCAATTGACCGAGCCTAAAGCGGATGTCGCAGGGCAAATCACTCTGCATTCCTTTGACGAGAAGGACATCATCCATGCCATGAAAGGAGTGGTCAGCCTGTCTCTCACGCCCGATATAGAACAAGCCATACACATCTCCACCCCAGCCGCTCAAATTCTCTTGGTGGAAAACAAAAAGACGACGCTTCCCCAACTGGCTTTAAAAAACAAAGCGGGCGGCACCTTGCTCATTGGCTGCAGTTTCCCCAACAGTGCCGTCCTCCGCTTGCTTGAATTGCTGCCACCAGATCTTCCCGTTTATCACTTTGGTGACACAGATCCTGCGGGGTTCCTCATCCTGGCTAAACTGCGCGAACAGACAGGACGCAGCATTCAACCATTCCTCATGCAGCATCGGCGTGGAAAGACAGCCATTGCGTTGACCGAGTATGATCGTAAAATATTGCCAGGGCTCCTTGAAAATCCTTGGTTAGAAGATGTCCGAGCTGAGCTGGAATCCATCGCTTTCAGTCAGGACAAAGGGCTTTATGAGCAGGAAAACCTGGGCCAGCCAGATCTCAACGAGTGGCCATTCTACTCATCACTTACCGCAGCCCCCACAGCACCTTCACGGCCTGCGCAGCGGCCTTGACGTTGTGAACGCGGAAAATCTGACTGCCCTGACGCATCCCGGCGGCGATGCAGGCCACGGTACCGGCATCGCGGTCCACCGCATTGGGCAAATCCAGCACTTGGCCGATCACGGTCTTCCTCGAGACTGGCAGCAGCACCGGGCGGCCCCAGCGCTGCAACTGATTCGCATGGCGGTACAGCGTCAGGTTATCCTCACGCTGCTTGGCGAAATCAATGCCGGGGTCTAGAATGATGTGCTCGGGAGACAGGCCCGCCACTTCGGCCAGAGCCAGTTTTTCATCAAAGAACTGCGCCATCGTCTCCAGGATATTGGCATAGCCCACATGGGTGTGTGGCACCTTCGGCTGGCCGATGCTGTGCATGATTAGCAGGCTGGCCCCATGCTCCGCACACAGGCGCGCATGGGTTCCATCCGGCAGGGCGCTGATGTCATTGATGAGGTCGCCACCCTGCGGCAGCACGGCCTCAATGACAGCAGAGCGCCAGGTATTGATGGACAGCAGAGGCGGCCAAAGCTGCGCGCTGTCA is drawn from Prosthecobacter algae and contains these coding sequences:
- a CDS encoding Wadjet anti-phage system protein JetA family protein, whose protein sequence is MPADQLSQRLFASVSADFFRPLVRPSAPVYVDGADRLIQEAGEAGRLPQTDALAILREVLSQNPQVALQEDEGGGLQDIRARAGKLYNQLLQVRWIEEQAVSLHERWVVISPSLRPLMRTLRDLAENEVAELKSFADTLRGVCTSLEQRDVLNPYIVPAMEMRGTIHDLLQRMESAILQLHGVEKLVHSFERRQRETESGAETLRLFYHDFHEGQHMVCYDVLRGGGLLPRLQRARSRVRDAADDPLVIQHLADGIAEYRNLEPNEAWELANIQIQRLERQLAGLRLRAEAIDARVASFNRLSVQRYRYQSELRGRRPDMIKRYCEAINTAHRGAKFNDLRIEPDFALATPEVDFFYGIASLARPRRSRSPVALELGQTLSAEDEAADLERLRQRQKFALTPHRAARLVARMIRQHGPGIATDGFTLETPDELLDLMAAAAYNHGMDATSGEEQRWHIVSSSRDHSLEPENIPRDAQAGWRVERFAFARPT
- a CDS encoding DUF4194 domain-containing protein — its product is MSSLPWPSFWADVPERDRSPIRDVLADLLRYGVILGDEGSGRDSYLLVRDQYPDHIRDYLSPLGLELIIDHEPPLIQARPVPEECQLLATFTKDETLLVLALWRIYDESRSEQASETVIISANDLWVKWRVFFEHIEPPGITALEELLSRLRRKKLIRFQRAEDSTRPGEAMIEVLPSLSRSIPFDSIEAWLERAKLYEPEQAAAAIVLEESPQP
- a CDS encoding SbcC/MukB-like Walker B domain-containing protein, coding for MDRPQRITLSRIIAINWYGFRRIIDVNGLALLCGENGTGKSALLDLVQFVLLGSKGTRFNRAATGDGKRPTGRDRDLRGYCLCDTNTKTKDGQPRYLRPSGVTIAALEFEWPLEEGSTEPRRETWGVRVEYEGPTSDARYVWFYTPGRLHWADVIREPDITKPDRQEMLAEDEFRVRVKRDLQGEHFGRLDTYLDEMGAREHLFFDRTQMNKTLPGAIAFQPVENFESFIRENILEPGLPEVKEVRRSLDALREAERRVDTLGDQLGFLQRIRTHHLSFSEARREEALFGHLRAALDHAESEEKFHRADSDLRLLRERHAEDKTSMVAAVKERDEAKARYDEVKLVAGRDDSLRKLNDLRRQRADLMPRIERLRHASRTAHEMLNERALHWDEWLRHGLRVGLNAKLERAELLPQLRNEEAHVGLEALPGLAREYDRISRLGEDWLRPKLEEVEELEKAEDELQRQLVSLSEGRTQATPLLDGLRARGNKAELFARVVEVKPEFEAWWPLLESVLGAHRQTVLVEDDCYLAAWEQFQKNSGTELLANAEELRELKPKAEKGSLAEMLETKHPTARLLINHLLGQIIAVNSSTKLKMHEHAITQEGLLKQPGVRRHLSAEKELTLGEEGLRRMRKEREEGLERVRGFMNEFRREVHAVRSWLKRGQEYRLGEDSPKASAIELSQLPGLEANERQLEETIQLLATPEQDRQLQEMDELEMRLRGLEQRIGSLSTSVTAFVVNERQMLEQLDLCREEFQSATLSLHESLNSLPRGLAQDEIAAAMKAALEAGGTWQKRKDQSEYGRQYAHDRAERTRRDRNDERRKLAEAHPEYRHDFDAEEEDNARYDARCNDLESHQLSHYRQIAEERRREWEERLQSQVLDVLREKIDEATRTIKELSKILDQDIGRYRYRISQIRDRAQSAMWNIIENGLEGFNPSDELFASSKQEEITKAKEELMAAIDNPDDAKAQRLLDYRFYHRYDMLMIPSGHSEEAAISLQNNARKMSGGENQAPFFVSMLAAFHRVYDLGRKDSRRNLGLVVMDEAFSKLSGDRIDDCLALASNFGLQLLLAFPMDRLGTMIDHADTVIECRVDRKRDGQGRDIHIENWVVPWNKDKLLQALAG
- a CDS encoding Wadjet anti-phage system protein JetD domain-containing protein, with protein sequence MPPAWLQTLFEKWRATRGDRLAPAKNPFSTPWPELLEDAGLKRVEDQRAAERDLERLDQQDRLKSIPHKFREYLILRVQIPIEAEPWLQETFGHRPASDRHAQSLLAVKEFEAKLHPRFPELWQQWCGRIYKTFEQGLNIPPLMWKAPEKMRDLLDLTFRFTSVAWAENTPVRTASIALGLEGGSKGLEPRKANLESCLNSLFGRLVTLESCGIQLTEPKADVAGQITLHSFDEKDIIHAMKGVVSLSLTPDIEQAIHISTPAAQILLVENKKTTLPQLALKNKAGGTLLIGCSFPNSAVLRLLELLPPDLPVYHFGDTDPAGFLILAKLREQTGRSIQPFLMQHRRGKTAIALTEYDRKILPGLLENPWLEDVRAELESIAFSQDKGLYEQENLGQPDLNEWPFYSSLTAAPTAPSRPAQRP
- the folP gene encoding dihydropteroate synthase, encoding MIWKARQHVIEFPRRPLVMGIVNINDDSFCGDGTLDPEKALAQAKMMLRDGADIIDIGAESARTNRGPISVEEEIARTLPFVTAWPDLIAQFDGPPHDSAQLWPPLLSINTWRSAVIEAVLPQGGDLINDISALPDGTHARLCAEHGASLLIMHSIGQPKVPHTHVGYANILETMAQFFDEKLALAEVAGLSPEHIILDPGIDFAKQREDNLTLYRHANQLQRWGRPVLLPVSRKTVIGQVLDLPNAVDRDAGTVACIAAGMRQGSQIFRVHNVKAAAQAVKVLWGLR